GCGAGCGGATGTCCTGTCCAGCAAGCATCCGCACCGATATTGGATACTGCGGCAAAGCCGCTATAGGGCCTGTTGTACAGAGAACCGTCAGCAATGCGTTTTATTTCAGAACCCGGCCCCTTGGCAAACGTATCAAAATCCAATACTTCTTTCCACTGTGGGATCAGATAGCACAGATGCCGCTGCTGGCCCGTATACTCCTGCGTAATCTGGAACTCCAATACCTGATTTGTGTTCTCCATTGCACCAAACAGCGGGGATACGGCCTCGCGAACCTGAAAGTCCATCGGCCCATTCTTGATCTGTAAAATGACGTTATCCGCAAATCGGCCATCCAGCGGCTTGAAGTGGTCATAGGCCGCCCGTGCGCGATCCGTGGAGCGGTCACGCCAGTCTTGTTTGCAGTTATAGACGAAGCAGCGCCAAATCACCAGGCCACCAAATGGGCGAAGTGCCTCGGCCAGCATGTTCGCTCCATCAGCATGATCACGGTTATATGTGAAGGGTCCAGGCCGATTTTCGGAATCAGCTTTGATCAGATAGCCGCCAAAATCCGGGATTGCCGCATATACCTTGGCTGTCTGAATGTTCCACCATTCACGGACCTGTTCATCCAGCGGATCTGCCGTAAGCAATCCACCAATCTCTATCGGGCTTGCGTAGTTGGCGCTCAGGAACAACCGGATGCCGTACGCTCTGAATTGGGCAGCAACCTTCGCGACATCACCCAAGAAACGTTCCGTCAGGAACAGGCTCTCACGCTGATGCACGTTTACGTTATTGATTGAAATAGCGTTAATACCTGTAGAAGCAAGCAATCTGGCATAATCTCGAATACGCCCAAGATCACGTGTAAATTCCCCATTGGCATAGAAAATGGATTTTCCAGCATAACCACGCTCGATGCTGCCGTCTACATTATCCCACTGATTGATCATGCGTAATGCATTAACAGGCTGCTCTGAAATGTAACTTAATCTTCCCGCAGCAGGATCTACATCGTTAGAGTTTTCTTGCTCCAGAACAAGCTCCCTTAACAGATGAAAAGTACCATATAGAACACCTTGAGGGGTTTCAGAACCAATAAACAGCTTCCCCTGCGCCTTGTCTTCGCGGATAATAAAACCTTCTCCTTGCACGGTAGAGCGCTCCGTGTCGCTGAAGGCCTGAGCCACGGCTTCTGAGCCCGTCCATGTGCCAAGCCAGATCCCTTGTGCCTCCCGGTGGGCTGATTCCGACTCACTCACTTGATTGGCAGTTTCCTGACTAACTTTCGGTTTGATGCCAAACAGCTTATCGAGTCCCTGAGTCAGTTCGGCTATTGCTGTTGATATGATTTCCTCATGTTCCACCACAGTCACGGTATGGCTCCATGCAGGGACTGCCTTTTGGGCGGCCCCTTTCACTGCGGATTGACTTTGAAGATATCCAAGCCACGCATCATATTGCGGGCCTGAGATATTGGATTGAACGGTTGTGTTGCTCATTGTACAGCCTCCTTGCTGGCATAGATCTGCTCCAGGCGCTTACCTTTGCCTTCGAGCAGCCATAGAATCGATGTTACTCCGCGCGGGTAATACTTGCTTCCGACCGCCACACCTGCCAGGATCTGGTCACTCCAGCACCAGTAGGATTCCTCTGGATGCAGCAGCCAGTTTACATGAGCAGCGTCAGATGCCTTGCCTGTTTCATCCCATTCCATGCCCAGCAGTTCTCGTGCGATGAACTGGGAAAGATATATTTTGCTGAGCCATGAGTTATTGCTCGTAGAGGACAGCTTCCAGCCTCCATCTTCGAACAGGCATGTACCAGGGACAAGAACCGTTTTAAAGTGGGTTCGAAGCGCTTGCAGGTAAGGACCGAAACGACCATTAACATCCAGCACGCCTTCACAGCCGGTGAAGTATGGGAACACCAAGCCTTCAATAGCCGGAATGATACGGGAATCATTATTTTCGGCGATCACTGCCGGAATGTAGCCACCATTGGTTAACTGGGCTGCGATACTGGCTGCACAGCGATCTGCCTGACGTCCTGCGTGATGAGACAAATCAGCCAGCTTCTCTGCAGCGAACAGCTTCTCCAGTGCTACATAGACGGCCCAGCATTTGCCTGCCAGATAGATGTTGTTGCGGGATTGTCCAAGTGACACATCCAGGCTGTCGTAAGTGGTAATCTCGGCTCCGCCTTTGGTACGACTGCTATCCAGCCCCATCAGGCCGTTGCGTTGGTTTTCATCCGGATGATCCCGGTTCAACATGCTTTCGAAGCAATCCCGAATGACGGGCAGCATCTCTTTAACAAATTCCCGGTCCTGCGTCTGTTCAATATATACCGTTGCACAGCAGAGCCAGTTAACCAGTTCCTCGTGACTCATTTGCGAGAAGCAGTCATCAATACCCACCAGTTCATATGCCGAGTGTCCCGGACGTGAGAATACATTGGCTACGCCGATATCATGGGTGAACGTAATGCCGCCCGGATATTCCTTCTCTTCGCCAGGGAACCGCACTTGATCCGTATAACTGTAGCGTTTCACAAACCACTCCAACTCGTTACGCACGGTCCAGGGATTTAAGGCAAGTTCAAAATACAACTGATCTGCGGTCAGATCGAGTGTATTCATCATCCGGTATTCACCTTCATTGACGATCCAGAACGGCTCGCCGTCCGCATCCAGCAGTTGTGTACTTGCATAATAGCTATGAATGGAATGGGC
Above is a window of Paenibacillus sp. E222 DNA encoding:
- a CDS encoding alpha-glucuronidase family glycosyl hydrolase translates to MSNTTVQSNISGPQYDAWLGYLQSQSAVKGAAQKAVPAWSHTVTVVEHEEIISTAIAELTQGLDKLFGIKPKVSQETANQVSESESAHREAQGIWLGTWTGSEAVAQAFSDTERSTVQGEGFIIREDKAQGKLFIGSETPQGVLYGTFHLLRELVLEQENSNDVDPAAGRLSYISEQPVNALRMINQWDNVDGSIERGYAGKSIFYANGEFTRDLGRIRDYARLLASTGINAISINNVNVHQRESLFLTERFLGDVAKVAAQFRAYGIRLFLSANYASPIEIGGLLTADPLDEQVREWWNIQTAKVYAAIPDFGGYLIKADSENRPGPFTYNRDHADGANMLAEALRPFGGLVIWRCFVYNCKQDWRDRSTDRARAAYDHFKPLDGRFADNVILQIKNGPMDFQVREAVSPLFGAMENTNQVLEFQITQEYTGQQRHLCYLIPQWKEVLDFDTFAKGPGSEIKRIADGSLYNRPYSGFAAVSNIGADACWTGHPLAQANLYGYGRLAWNPELSSEEIAEEWVRLTFGHDEEIVRLISGMLLNSLDIYESYTAPLGVGWMVNPEHHYGPNVDGYEYSKWGTYHFADCDGIGVDRTVSSGTGYTSQYHRENAERYESVDSCPDELLLFFHHVPYTHVLHSGKTVIQHIYDTHFDGAEQAEALAQTWRQLEGKIDATVFDKVSALQAGQAEHAKEWRDMINTYFYRKSGIADEQGRTIY
- a CDS encoding glycoside hydrolase family 52 protein, giving the protein MSTSKSIFYNAHHSPIGAFASFTLGYKGAKGGLGLELGKPADQNIYIGLQSRDSDYYEALPFFEAVEDASVRYDVEKGDNSDSDQVSSASTESELSTPTAVAAQGTRPLISAFRDEEITREFTSGTDTWTAGDLTFRIYSPVRPVPEPLSGDREALMDALVPAVLVEMTIDNTQGQQQRKAYFGYQGNDPYSAMRIIGGPEGGSLTGVGQGRLTAILSADEGLWPARGFTLEKILQEKHRENLAFGLGETATLLMDVPAGEKRTYRFAVCFYRGGIVTSGIDTTYWYTRYFADILEAGKYALDRFNELTASCKEVEQRLGTAALSEDQSFMLAHSIHSYYASTQLLDADGEPFWIVNEGEYRMMNTLDLTADQLYFELALNPWTVRNELEWFVKRYSYTDQVRFPGEEKEYPGGITFTHDIGVANVFSRPGHSAYELVGIDDCFSQMSHEELVNWLCCATVYIEQTQDREFVKEMLPVIRDCFESMLNRDHPDENQRNGLMGLDSSRTKGGAEITTYDSLDVSLGQSRNNIYLAGKCWAVYVALEKLFAAEKLADLSHHAGRQADRCAASIAAQLTNGGYIPAVIAENNDSRIIPAIEGLVFPYFTGCEGVLDVNGRFGPYLQALRTHFKTVLVPGTCLFEDGGWKLSSTSNNSWLSKIYLSQFIARELLGMEWDETGKASDAAHVNWLLHPEESYWCWSDQILAGVAVGSKYYPRGVTSILWLLEGKGKRLEQIYASKEAVQ